Genomic segment of Nocardiopsis mwathae:
GCGCGGCGGGTGTCCGCACAGGCCCGGGCCGGTCGGCAGGGGTGGCTGTCGCCTTGCTCCGATTCATGCCTTCGATCCTGCGGCGCAACCGCAGGGCCGGCCCAGGCCCCGGCCCGGAGACGTCCGGAATCTTGGGGTGCCTGTCCCCTCCGCCTATGCTCGGACCGTGACTCCTCCCACCGCTGAAGCGGCGGGCTTCTCCTGTCTGCGCTCAGGCGACAGGAAGGACCAGCCCGGCCCTGATACCGACGTTGATCGCCCCAACGCGGTCGGCGTGCTCTGTGTATCCGCACCGAACGCAACGGAACTTGTCCTGTGTCCTGCGGTTGTCCGCGCTGGTGTGCCCGCACGCTTCGCGCGGGCAGGTGCGCGACGTGTCGCGGGGATCGACCGGGACCAGCACGCGACCGGCGCTTTCAGCCTTGTACGCGAGGATGCCCAGGAACACCCCCCAACCCGCATCGAGGATGCTCTTGTTCAGCCCGGCCTTGGCAGCGGCACCATTGGGCAGGTGGCGGCCGTCGGAGCCGGGCTTGGCCTTCGGGGCGCGGGTCACGCCCGCGATGTTCAGGTCTTCGTGCGCGATCGCGTCGAAACGCCGCACCAGGTCAAGCGCTGCCTTGTGGTGGTGGTCGAGGCGCTGGCGCCGGACCTTCGCGTGCAGCCGCGCCACCTTGGCCTGCGCGGCCCTGTGCGTGCGGGTCCGGTTACCGGCCCTGATGCGCTTGGGGAACTGGTCGAGTTCGCGTTGCGCAGCGGCCAGTTCGTCAGCCGAGGACTGCAGGAACCTGGGGTTGGCGACGTGCTCACCCCCGCTTGTGGTGACGAACGACGCCACCCCCATGTCGATCCCGGCCACCTGGCCGGTTTGCTCGGCCGATTCGACCGGTACCCGGTCGCATGCCAGTACCACGAACCACCGGTTGCCTTCGCGCTTGACCGACACGGTTTTGACGCGCCCCGTGACGGGCCGGTGCTGGTGGACGCGGACGTGTCCAATGCCTTGGAACCGGACGCGCCTGACCCGGTCGGTGGGGGTGGAGTCCCAGCGGCACCCGTCGCCGTCCTTGGGAAAGTCCACGGTGTCGAAGTGGCCGGCGCCTTTGAACCTCGGGTAGCCCGGTTCCTGCCCGGCCTTCACTCGGCGGAAGAACGCTTTGAACGCCTTGTCGAGGCGCCGGAGGGTGGCCTGCTGGGAGGAGAACGACCAGCACCCCTGCCGCTGCGGATCGAACGCCCGGATCTCCTTGAGCTGTCCGGACTGGTCGCCGTATGTGATCTTCGTCTGCGAGGGGTGGGCGTAGGCGTCGCGTCGTTCCTGCAGCGCGGCGTTGTACAGGGTGCAGTGGTCGCGCAGCATCCGGGTGAGCGCCGCCTGCTGCCGCTTGGTGGGTCGGAGGAGGAACTTGTAAGCGCGGTTCACGCGTCTGCCTCCTTCTCTCTCAACCCGGGGTCTTCCGGCGTCCGACAAGCTACCGGGCCGGTGAGACAAGCAAGGCCGGACCGCCTAGCGGCGGTTCGGCTTTCCATGTCCCGCTACGCGGGAAACCTGATTCCCCCAACGGCTGAAGCCGGTGGTCCCCTCAGGAGGCTTTGATGGACGCGCGATCCGTCGTGGTGGTCGGGTATGCGGGCGCGGAGCTGCTGGACATCGCCGCCATCACCACCAGCCTGGAGATGGCCAACCGCATCGGCCGCCCGGACGCGCCCTACCGGATCTCCGTCGCCGCTCCCGGAGGGCGGCCCATCGCGTGCGCCAGCGGGCTCGTCCTCCGCGCCCAGCTACCGCTGACCGCGGCGCTCGGCCCGCTCGACACGCTGGTCGTCTCGGGAGGGCCGGGGCACGCGCGCGCCGCGGCCGACCCGGTGATCGTCGGGCACGTGCGGCGGCTGGCCGGGCAGAGCCGCCGGGTCTCCTCCGTGTGCACGGGCGCGAGCCTGCTGGCCGCCGCCGGCCTGCTGGACGGCAGGCGGGCCACCACCCACTGGCAGTACGCCGACCACCTGGCCGCGGAGTACCCGGCCGTCACCGTGGACGCCGAGCCGATCTACATCCGCGACGGGAACGTCTCCACCGCCGCGGGGGTCACCAGCGCCCTGGACCTGATGCTCGCGTTCATCGAGGAGGACCACGGCGCCGAACTGGCGCGCGAGGTCGCGCGTGCGCTGGTCACCTACCTGCAGCGGCCAGGTGACCAGGCCCAGATCTCCATGTTCACCGCCGCGCCCCACGCCGAGCACGACCTCGTGCGCCGCGTGGCCGGGTACATCGGCGCGCACCTCGACGGCGATCTCACCACGGCCGCCCTCGCCAAGGTGGCGGGGGTGAGCCCCCGCCACCTGACCCGCCTCTTCCTGGCGCATCTCGGGCACCCGCCGGGCCGGTTCGTCCGGCGGGCCCGCACCGAGGCCGCCGCGCGGCTACTCTCCACCACCGCCCTCCCGGTGGCGCGTGTGGCGGCCCGCTGCGGATTCGGCTCGGCGGAGTCGCTGCGCCAGGCCTTCGTCCGGCACTACGGGGTCCCCCCGTCGGAACACCGCGCGGCCGACGGCCGCGTTTCACCCCGCTGACCGGCGCACGGTGCGCCCGCGGCAGGCCACAGCCCCCGCTCTCGCTCCGGCGCCCTCCGACAGCCCGACGGGGCCGCTACCTCACCGGCAGGCCGGTGACGGCGCGGCCGATGATGAGGCGCTGGATCTCGCTGGCGCCCTCGAAGATGGTGAAGATGGCGGCGTCGCGGTGCCAGCGTTCCACGGGGTAGTCCCTCGTGTAGCCGTTCCCGCCGAGGATGCGGATGGCCTCCTGGGTGACCCAGGTGGCGGTCTCGGCGGCGAAGAGTTTGCACATGGAGCCCTCGGCCTGGGCGAAGTCCTTGTCCTGGCGGGCCATCCAGGACGCACGCCAGACCAGGAGGCGGGCGGCGTCGATGCGGGTGGCCATGTCGGCGAGGGTGAAGGCGATGGCCTGGTTGTCGCCGATCGGCCGGCCGAACTGCTCGCGCTGGGTGGCGTAGTCGCGGGCGTACTCGTAGGCGGCGCGGGCGCAGCCCACGGCCATGGCGCCGACGGACGGGCGCGACTTCTCGAAGGTCTTCATCGCCGCTTGGCCGCCTGCTCTCCGGCCCTCGCGGACCCGGGCGAGGCGCTCGTCGAGCTTCTCCTTGCCGCCGAGCAGGCAGCCCCCGGGGACGCGGACATCGTCCAGGACGACCTCGGCGGTGTGGGAGGCGCGGATTCCGTGCTTTGCGAACTTCTGCCCCTGGGACAGCCCGGGGGTGGAGGGCGGGACGATGAAGCTGGCCTGGCCGCGTGAGCCCAGTGCGGGGTCGACGGAGGCGACGATGACATGGATGTCGGCGATCCCGCCGTTGGTGGCCCAGGTCTTGGTGCCGTTGAGCACCCACTCGTCCTTGGCCTCGTCGTAGACGGCGCGGGTGCGGATGGCGCTGACGTCGCTCCCGGCGTCGGGCTCGGAGGAGCAGAACGCGCCGAGCTTGATGTCCTCGGCGGTGCCGAACATCTGCGGCACCCACTCGAAGAGCTGCTCCTGGGTGCCGTTGCCCGCGACGGCCACGGCGGCAAGCCCGGTTCCGGTGAGGGCCAGGGCGATGCCGGGGTCACCCCAGTACAGCTCCTCGAAGGCGACGGGAATGCCGATGCCGCTGGGCTCCAGCCACTGGTCGGCGAAGAAGTCCAGGGAGTACAGCCCGATCTTGGCCGCCTCCTGGAGGATCGGCCAGGGCGTCTCCTCGCGCTCGTCCCATTCGGCCGCGGCCGGGCGGATCACGTCGCGGGCGAAGCCGTGCGCCCAGTCGCGCACGTCGCGGATGTCCTCGCTCATTTCCAGGCTGAACCCGGTCACGGCCTGGGCGGTGGTGTCGTCCGTCATGTGCACACGTCCTTCGTTGCTCCCTCGGCGGTCGCCGGGGCGGAGAGGGGGTCGGTGGTGGTCGTCGGGTGCTGCCGCGGCATGGCCGTGCGCGGCGCCGCAGGGTCGCCACGCCAATGTGTTACCAACGGTAACACTTGGCTCGTCGGGCACACAACGGCCATCCCTCCGTTTCTCGGGACGAATCATGTTCGGGGGCGGTAGGGCGGACCGGGGATGCGGAGGCGTTCGGAGGGCGGTGTACCCGCCGAGGGCCCGGCACTACAGCCAGCCGCGCCGGGTCGCCTGCCAGATCAGCTGGTGGCGCGTGCGGACACCCATGAGGGCGCTGAGCCGGCTGATCCGCCGCTGCACCGTACGCACGCTCACGCCCAGCTGGTTGGCCATCGCCCGGTCGGTGCACCCCGACAGCATGAGCGAGAGCAGGCGGCGCGCCTCCACATCCGAGCCCGCCACCGGGCCCGTGCCGCCCCCCTGCTCCGGTTCCTCCCGCACCGGGTAGGGGACCGCCGACACCCAGATGGTCTCGAAGATCCAGCCGAGCGCGTCCAGCAGTCCGCTGGGCCGCACGATGATCACCGACGGCTCCTCCAACCCGGTGGTGACCGTCGGTAGGAAGGCCGCGCGGTCGTCGGCGATGCTGAGCTTCATCGGGATGTCGGCCGCCACCCGGATCTCCTCGCCCAGCTCGCACCACTCCGCCAGGCGCAGCTGCTCCTCGGGCTCGTCCAGCAGCGACCGGTCGTAGACCACGCGGTGGCGCACCCCGGCGGCCATCGAGGAGCGGGCGACATCGTTGTCGGCGGCGCTCACCACCATCGGCGGTCCGGTGACCAGGGCACGGACCTCCTTCGCGGCGCCCTGGTGGATTCGGCGGTAGCTCTCGGTGACCGCCTCCCGGCCGGTGACGGTTTCGAGGATCTCCTCCGGGTCGTGCAACGCGGCCCGCGCCCTGTAGTCCTCGATCAGCCGGGCCACCTCGGCCTGGGTCCGGTACAGCTGGGCCTGGCGCCGGATCAGCAGGGGGTTGAGCGCGGCGTCGGGCGGGGCCACGCGCAGCGGCGGCGCCCCCTCGGGTGCGCGGCCCAACAGCCCCTTGTCGGCCAGGCGGCCCAGCGCGGCCTCGACCCGGCCCGCGCCGATGCCGAGTCGTGCGGCGAGTTCGCCCGGAGTGCCGGCCGGGGAGCGGAGCAGCGCGAGGTAGACCTTCTCCTCGTCCCCTGTGAAGCCGATCATCTCCAGCATCCGCCACCCCTCGCCCGGTCGCCGTCCTCGGCCCGGCCGCGCGGGCCGGGCATGCATGGGACTGTACGCACCGGCCGCACGGGCGAAAGCCGGGGGGCGGCGGGGCGGCGGACCGGGTGTTCCCGTCCGCCGCGCCGCCGCCGGGGGTCAGCCGGCCGGGGTGATGCTCACACCCAGCTCATAGGGGTTGTCCGCGACGGGCGAGCTGCTCGCCGCGTCCAGCGCCAGATCCCAGATGCCGGGTGTCGGGTTGTTGTAGGTGCGCGTGAGCGCGTTGCAGTTCCCCGTCTCGGGCAGGTTGGTGTAGCAGTGCCCGGTGACGTTCTCCCCGCTCGGGCCGAGCGGGCTGAACGCGGTCCAGCGGATGCGGCTCCGGTCGGCCACACCGGACAGCTCGACGGTGAGCGCACGCGTCCCCGGCGGGACCGCGACGAACCGGCTGCCCGCCTCGGCGCGGGCCACCTCGCCCTGGGCCGTCCAGGACGTGTCGCCGCCGCCCAGCTCGACGTCGGGCGTGATCACGGTGAGCATGACCGTGTGCTCGACACCCCGGGTGCGGGGGTTGTCCAGCTGCAGGATCGCGCTGTTGGCCCCGGCCTGCGGAGTGGCCGTGACCTTGAGCGCGGTCTCCTCGCCCTTGCCGAGCTTGATGTGGCGGGGGGCGGAGAAGACGCCGTCGTCGCCGATCACCCTGACCCGGTACTGCTGCACCGCGTCGCCGCCGGTGTCGCGGGTGATGTTCAGCTCGTAGTCGGCGCTCTCCCCGGCCTTCTGCCCGCCGTCGGCGGGCAGGCACCGGTTGTACAGGCCATGGCCGTGGCCGGGCTTGACCAGCCGGTCGGACTGCGCGGTGCACACGGGCGCGGTGACCGTCAGGCTCTCGGTGGCCAGTCCCCTGCGCAGCAGCTTCCAGGCGGCGGGGATGTCGATCTGCCCGTGCCCCTGCTCGATGGCGGTCAGGTCGGCGGAGAACCGCGCGCTGCTCCGCAGCGCGGTGCGCAGCTGCTCCGGCGCCACCTCCTGCCTGCTGTTCTTCGCGGCCGACAAGAGCAGCGCCGCGCCTCCGGCCGCTTGCGGGGAGGACATGGAGGTGCCGTTCTTCATCCCGTAACCGGGCGGCAGCTCGTACCCGGCGTCGGCGACGGGGTCGCCCTTCTTGAAGGTGGGGATGGGGGCGATGGCCGCGCCGGGCGCGGTGATGTCGGGCTTGAACCCGCCGTCCTCGCGCGGACCGCGCGAGGAGAACGCGAAGATCCCGTGGTCGTAGTCGACGGCGCGGCCGTAGTTGGCCCTCCACGTCGCTCCGGACACCGCGGCGCCCACGCTCATCACGTCACCGGCGACCGACGGGTCGCCGACGGTGTTGATGCCCGCGCCGGAGTTCCCGGCCGAGATGAACATCTGCACGCCGGTCTCGGCGATCAGCCGGTCGTACAGCAGCGCGCGGGCGTTCTGGCCGTCGTTGAGCGCGGGCAGCCCGCCGATGGACATGTTGATGACGTCGACGCCGTGGTCGGTGGCGAGCGCCACCATGCCGTCGGTGAGGGCCGCCGAGGAGCAACCGCGGTCGTGGCAGGCACGCATCGACACGACCTTGGCGCCGGGCGCCGCGCCGTTCATCTTCCCGTCGAACAGCCGGTGCCCCGCGGCGATCCCGGCCACGTGGGTGCCGTGCCCGTTGGTGTCGAGGCCGATGTGCACGGTGCCGCCGTAGACGTCGGGCAGGGTCGAGACGACGAACGCGGGGGCCTCGTTGATCGGGGTGTCGGGGTCATCGGTGCCGAACTTGCGGAAGTCCCCGGTCTTCCCGAAGTCGCCGATCGGCTTCTCGTCGGTGAAGTCGCCGTTCTGGTCCAGGTCGACCAGGACCGTGCCGTCGTCGGGCCGGTACAGCACGCCCCAGGCGCCGCTGTCGGCCCCGGCGACGTCGAA
This window contains:
- a CDS encoding helix-turn-helix domain-containing protein — protein: MLEMIGFTGDEEKVYLALLRSPAGTPGELAARLGIGAGRVEAALGRLADKGLLGRAPEGAPPLRVAPPDAALNPLLIRRQAQLYRTQAEVARLIEDYRARAALHDPEEILETVTGREAVTESYRRIHQGAAKEVRALVTGPPMVVSAADNDVARSSMAAGVRHRVVYDRSLLDEPEEQLRLAEWCELGEEIRVAADIPMKLSIADDRAAFLPTVTTGLEEPSVIIVRPSGLLDALGWIFETIWVSAVPYPVREEPEQGGGTGPVAGSDVEARRLLSLMLSGCTDRAMANQLGVSVRTVQRRISRLSALMGVRTRHQLIWQATRRGWL
- a CDS encoding S8 family serine peptidase; translated protein: MQQNSPTIPPAPRKPGSPRSAPFALLAVGALVAGGLTALSAPAAASAETRSDKIGDHGRALLEEYEKQPWILPRSTRSDFATLIVATTEGRADAVRGELESFGADVTGVEEEIGYLKVNVGFDDVAKVEAIDDVVAIDVDELLPLPDPTPEEQGAPAAGTDGGPSAETPDDNPYMPTNETGAIDFRKDNPKADGRGVTIGVLDTGVDLEHPALQTTTTGEDKIVDWVNATDPTNLIDLIYDPMFVLTTSVTGPTFDSRGRTWTAPEGEWRFGQLDFDVAGADSGAWGVLYRPDDGTVLVDLDQNGDFTDEKPIGDFGKTGDFRKFGTDDPDTPINEAPAFVVSTLPDVYGGTVHIGLDTNGHGTHVAGIAAGHRLFDGKMNGAAPGAKVVSMRACHDRGCSSAALTDGMVALATDHGVDVINMSIGGLPALNDGQNARALLYDRLIAETGVQMFISAGNSGAGINTVGDPSVAGDVMSVGAAVSGATWRANYGRAVDYDHGIFAFSSRGPREDGGFKPDITAPGAAIAPIPTFKKGDPVADAGYELPPGYGMKNGTSMSSPQAAGGAALLLSAAKNSRQEVAPEQLRTALRSSARFSADLTAIEQGHGQIDIPAAWKLLRRGLATESLTVTAPVCTAQSDRLVKPGHGHGLYNRCLPADGGQKAGESADYELNITRDTGGDAVQQYRVRVIGDDGVFSAPRHIKLGKGEETALKVTATPQAGANSAILQLDNPRTRGVEHTVMLTVITPDVELGGGDTSWTAQGEVARAEAGSRFVAVPPGTRALTVELSGVADRSRIRWTAFSPLGPSGENVTGHCYTNLPETGNCNALTRTYNNPTPGIWDLALDAASSSPVADNPYELGVSITPAG
- a CDS encoding GlxA family transcriptional regulator, with protein sequence MDARSVVVVGYAGAELLDIAAITTSLEMANRIGRPDAPYRISVAAPGGRPIACASGLVLRAQLPLTAALGPLDTLVVSGGPGHARAAADPVIVGHVRRLAGQSRRVSSVCTGASLLAAAGLLDGRRATTHWQYADHLAAEYPAVTVDAEPIYIRDGNVSTAAGVTSALDLMLAFIEEDHGAELAREVARALVTYLQRPGDQAQISMFTAAPHAEHDLVRRVAGYIGAHLDGDLTTAALAKVAGVSPRHLTRLFLAHLGHPPGRFVRRARTEAAARLLSTTALPVARVAARCGFGSAESLRQAFVRHYGVPPSEHRAADGRVSPR
- a CDS encoding acyl-CoA dehydrogenase family protein is translated as MTDDTTAQAVTGFSLEMSEDIRDVRDWAHGFARDVIRPAAAEWDEREETPWPILQEAAKIGLYSLDFFADQWLEPSGIGIPVAFEELYWGDPGIALALTGTGLAAVAVAGNGTQEQLFEWVPQMFGTAEDIKLGAFCSSEPDAGSDVSAIRTRAVYDEAKDEWVLNGTKTWATNGGIADIHVIVASVDPALGSRGQASFIVPPSTPGLSQGQKFAKHGIRASHTAEVVLDDVRVPGGCLLGGKEKLDERLARVREGRRAGGQAAMKTFEKSRPSVGAMAVGCARAAYEYARDYATQREQFGRPIGDNQAIAFTLADMATRIDAARLLVWRASWMARQDKDFAQAEGSMCKLFAAETATWVTQEAIRILGGNGYTRDYPVERWHRDAAIFTIFEGASEIQRLIIGRAVTGLPVR
- a CDS encoding RNA-guided endonuclease TnpB family protein codes for the protein MNRAYKFLLRPTKRQQAALTRMLRDHCTLYNAALQERRDAYAHPSQTKITYGDQSGQLKEIRAFDPQRQGCWSFSSQQATLRRLDKAFKAFFRRVKAGQEPGYPRFKGAGHFDTVDFPKDGDGCRWDSTPTDRVRRVRFQGIGHVRVHQHRPVTGRVKTVSVKREGNRWFVVLACDRVPVESAEQTGQVAGIDMGVASFVTTSGGEHVANPRFLQSSADELAAAQRELDQFPKRIRAGNRTRTHRAAQAKVARLHAKVRRQRLDHHHKAALDLVRRFDAIAHEDLNIAGVTRAPKAKPGSDGRHLPNGAAAKAGLNKSILDAGWGVFLGILAYKAESAGRVLVPVDPRDTSRTCPREACGHTSADNRRTQDKFRCVRCGYTEHADRVGAINVGIRAGLVLPVA